From Pyrenophora tritici-repentis strain M4 chromosome 1, whole genome shotgun sequence, the proteins below share one genomic window:
- a CDS encoding DUF1992 domain containing protein produces MSEDALESGGHGALKAVEEAGFSADLKAQLEQRIAAANLRSSEADLPAFASRHTRDLATTEAWTGTESLHDASLRMLNDAHKPLRLGKPPKMPGVPPPQSIDTGRKRNSEGRGLRLANARDRSTVYSNLKDSEELEATERERRLQDLKDRFDPHARTIVPGSISGLASLANKRIEDAIARGQFKNIPRGKTANVERDYNASSPFIDTTEYFMNKIIQKQEIVPPWIEKQQELTSAASKFRSRLRADWKRHAARMIASKGGSLVDQVKRAEAYAKAELLSNPLKKKHESMTTVNDQGHISQVSLSGQLKVNPSTEGLDAAPTVTEEVVANMVTLDASLESVSHTPEAPKVEATTTQTMEVRVQTPVEEVRPAAYPFRDPDWERIEGKYLAVAIKDLNDKARSYNLQAPELAKRPYFNLQRELNSCFADVAPQLAEAIIDRARRPPKKAEGWHNSGQKSVLDNIVGGPVRVRDERREKQYGFRQFWKDLWADKSSNPY; encoded by the coding sequence ATGAGTGAAGATGCCCTTGAATCTGGAGGACATGGTGCGCTCAAGGCCGTAGAGGAAGCAGGCTTCAGTGCAGACCTCAAGGCTCAGCTAGAACAACGCATTGCCGCTGCCAACCTCAGGTCTTCTGAAGCAGACTTGCCCGCTTTTGCTTCTCGCCACACACGCGACCTTGCTACGACCGAAGCATGGACTGGCACCGAGTCTCTCCACGATGCAAGCCTGCGCATGCTAAATGATGCCCATAAACCTCTGCGACTGGGAAAGCCGCCGAAGATGCCAGGTGTGCCACCACCGCAGTCGATAGATACCGGACGCAAGCGCAATAGTGAGGGACGCGGGCTACGATTAGCCAATGCACGCGATAGAAGTACAGTGTACTCGAACCTGAAGGATTCCGAGGAGTTGGAGGCTACGGAACGTGAGAGGCGACTACAAGATCTCAAAGATCGGTTTGACCCCCATGCGCGCACCATTGTCCCTGGATCGATATCAGGACTCGCTTCGCTTGCAAATAAGAGGATTGAAGACGCAATTGCTCGTGGCCAATTCAAGAACATACCCCGGGGGAAGACTGCAAATGTGGAAAGGGACTACAACGCGTCTAGCCCCTTTATTGATACAACTGAGTACTTCATGAACAAAATCATCCAGAAGCAAGAGATTGTGCCACCATGGATCGAGAAGCAGCAAGAACTTACGTCAGCAGCCAGCAAGTTCAGAAGTCGGTTACGAGCGGATTGGAAGCGACATGCCGCACGTATGATTGCTAGCAAGGGCGGCTCACTGGTAGATCAAGTTAAAAGAGCTGAAGCGTATGCAAAGGCTGAACTTCTCTCGAATCCGCTAAAAAAGAAGCACGAGTCTATGACGACGGTCAATGATCAAGGTCATATTTCGCAAGTTTCTTTGTCGGGACAGTTGAAAGTAAACCCATCGACGGAGGGATTGGATGCGGCGCCAACGGTGACGGAAGAAGTAGTCGCAAACATGGTCACACTTGATGCCTCGCTAGAATCCGTGTCGCACACACCGGAAGCACCAAAGGTAGAAGCTACCACCACCCAGACAATGGAGGTGCGTGTCCAAACTCCCGTGGAAGAGGTGCGTCCGGCGGCCTATCCCTTCCGCGACCCCGATTGGGAGCGCATAGAAGGCAAATACTTGGCTGTTGCAATCAAGGACCTCAACGACAAGGCACGTAGCTACAACCTGCAGGCACCCGAGCTAGCCAAAAGGCCCTATTTCAATCTACAACGTGAGCTGAACTCTTGCTTCGCCGACGTTGCGCCTCAGCTAGCTGAAGCCATCATCGATCGCGCACGCAGACCACCCAAGAAGGCTGAGGGTTGGCACAATTCGGGCCAAAAGAGTGTCCTGGACAATATTGTGGGCGGACCCGTTCGCGTGAGAgacgagcgtcgcgagaaGCAGTACGGCTTCAGACAGTTCTGGAAAGACCTTTGGGCCGACAAGTCGAGCAATCCATATTAA
- a CDS encoding Herpes-BLLF1 domain containing protein, which produces MMPASQPRNPTLLDRSNRQEPASSTNNANARYKPQSASTDLAEASKASPQRCSDQGLSTDPFAYYNAISDTRSYQLQPQPQPHTEGSSRHDVVPEDDYGYTCRDMSCTDMVEDVGNQQQQQTRGRAVPYNLAVRLANRSNGAPLATIIEQGSYSTLNSRGSLLSVGRFPSLRGVETTSPSRTSLKLTSDADEHARLQRITEDAQLEQLLGLTQETPKEPSYKGYGNTLPVNEPATPSVPTIPQRSQSAAYDTGESEYDASTKTVKAFFRGVLHNVRTASRTRSRSSCSSSTHDASSIPEHRQHRKEADEAVSYSQLQASETFLLGYDRPVGHGRCEKPYDVPMPSSTAIITHGFDHQNRQMDVSTAYRIPPISLDLPLLNVRPYALEPNTASVATPQLLPPPAVTHPRERSPSVRLVHPEPRDEAQSGCSTGNVFYAISTLGNTPHPLAENDCTTQASRNASFCTMSTSYSGPVVGVDIDLQHDFPHPVCRSQSTTPVAPVWFTPQMAELERQASTSESPEATQATETQPPRRSITSSALTTLLPIAAASGIVRPNYDTPKISFFSPSGSLIQPEDSSTPDTTTASEFSGSPTRTSYYGNPNAMATYTAFPPKTCLPPPRPLRPMTTPPTSSAPLPAHLRYHHNYRRPEQSQIDSTVSSTESFIVPTPAVKGCDGMMRSESIALYSRARYSYEKTRLRQHYGRCRSIASLVGDLKNEARVHKARTITAIMAHCTTSGKGRVLRKRVTADRRAAATAYVSMPRETISGAESAGEKGRRKRNVPGKRDIGLLGPLAGHALRVCFCQPFDGAGKPTHAVASESLCMSSHTISMRDESKKENSHTVVRDVETDAVLPNARVVSSTERNKDNSLADDIVRKRSVVYKGERRIADKEKHSQTRRDSFVGVGAAFRNVVVGG; this is translated from the coding sequence ATGATGCCTGCCTCTCAACCCCGCAACCCCACTCTACTGGATCGAAGCAACCGCCAGGAACCCGCGTCTAGCACTAACAATGCAAATGCGCGATACAAGCCCCAGTCTGCATCCACAGATCTGGCCGAGGCATCAAAGGCCAGCCCCCAGCGCTGCTCTGACCAGGGATTGAGTACAGATCCTTTCGCCTACTACAACGCTATTAGCGATACGAGGTCGTATCAGTTGCAGCCGCAGCCGCAGCCGCACACAGAAGGGAGCAGCCGTCATGACGTTGTGCCAGAGGACGACTATGGTTACACGTGCCGTGACATGAGCTGTACAGACATGGTTGAAGACGTCGGAAAtcagcaacaacaacaaaccAGAGGTCGAGCCGTCCCCTACAATCTTGCCGTGCGGCTCGCAAATCGCTCCAATGGCGCGCCACTCGCCACTATTATAGAGCAAGGTTCGTACTCGACGCTAAACTCACGCGGCTCTCTGCTGAGCGTTGGACGCTTCCCTTCGCTGCGAGGGGTGGAAACGACGTCACCAAGCCGTACTTCCCTCAAGCTGACTTCGGATGCGGACGAGCACGCTCGTCTTCAGCGCATCACGGAAGATGCCCAACTGGAACAATTGCTAGGCCTGACACAGGAGACGCCCAAAGAGCCCTCGTACAAGGGTTACGGCAACACGCTCCCGGTAAACGAGCCCGCTACACCTTCTGTACCCACTATCCCTCAGCGCTCCCAGTCCGCAGCATATGACACCGGCGAGTCCGAGTACGATGCAAGTACCAAGACGGTGAAAGCCTTCTTTCGTGGGGTTCTGCACAATGTCCGAACTGCCTCGCGAACACGCTCCCGTTCGTCCTGCTCGTCCTCAACACATGATGCATCATCTATCCCTGAGCACCGCCAGCACCGCAAGGAAGCCGATGAAGCTGTTTCATACAGCCAACTACAAGCTTCTGAAACTTTTCTCTTGGGCTATGACAGACCCGTAGGACATGGTCGATGTGAAAAGCCATATGATGTGCCCATGCCATCTTCAACCGCCATTATAACGCATGGCTTTGACCACCAGAATAGGCAAATGGACGTTTCCACAGCGTATCGTATTCCTCCGATTTCTTTGGACCTACCCTTGCTCAATGTTCGTCCGTATGCGTTGGAACCAAACACTGCGTCTGTGGCCACACCCCAGTTGCTGCCACCTCCGGCTGTAACCCATCCACGCGAAAGGTCCCCTTCTGTGCGTCTTGTACACCCCGAACCACGAGATGAGGCGCAGAGTGGCTGTAGTACTGGGAATGTCTTCTATGCCATCTCCACTTTAGGTAACACCCCCCATCCGCTGGCAGAGAATGACTGTACAACGCAAGCCAGCCGAAATGCAAGCTTCTGTACCATGTCCACATCCTACTCCGGACCAGTGGTCGGCGTCGACATTGACCTTCAGCACGACTTCCCTCACCCAGTATGTCGCTCCCAGTCGACTACACCCGTAGCGCCAGTATGGTTTACACCTCAAATGGCAGAGCTCGAGCGGCAAGCCTCAACCTCCGAGTCTCCTGAAGCTACGCAAGCCACTGAGACGCAGCCTCCCCGTCGCTCCATTACCTCGTCTGCCCTGACCACACTACTACCAATAGCTGCAGCGTCGGGTATCGTTCGTCCCAATTATGACACACCAAAAATATCTTTCTTCTCGCCGTCCGGCAGTCTCATCCAGCCAGAGGACAGTTCGACGCCCGACACTACGACCGCATCGGAGTTCAGCGGCTCGCCTACCAGAACTTCGTACTACGGCAATCCCAATGCTATGGCAACTTACACGGCATTTCCACCAAAAACGTGTCTGCCGCCTCCGAGACCTCTGCGACCGATGACTACACCACCCACGTCTTCAGCCCCCCTTCCCGCACATCTACGGTACCATCACAACTACAGACGTCCTGAGCAATCGCAGATCGACTCTACAGTTAGCTCTACAGAGTCGTTCATAGTGCCTACTCCAGCGGTAAAGGGCTGTGATGGTATGATGCGATCCGAAAGCATCGCCCTCTATTCTCGGGCGCGCTATTCGTACGAGAAGACCAGGTTACGCCAACACTACGGAAGATGCAGATCAATAGCATCCCTTGTTGGGGACCTCAAAAATGAGGCAAGAGTACACAAAGCCCGAACGATTACTGCTATCATGGCACACTGCACAACAAGTGGAAAGGGGAGGGTCCTTCGTAAGCGTGTCACTGCAGACCGGAGAGCCGCAGCAACTGCGTACGTCAGTATGCCTCGCGAAACGATAAGTGGGGCAGAAAGTGCCGGGGAAAAGGGTAGGCGAAAACGAAATGTGCCAGGTAAGCGCGACATAGGGCTTCTCGGACCGCTTGCCGGGCATGCTTTGAGAGTATGTTTCTGCCAGCCATTCGATGGCGCAGGAAAGCCGACGCATGCTGTCGCGTCGGAATCCTTATGCATGAGCAGTCACACGATAAGCATGCGAGATGAATCGAAGAAGGAAAATTCACACACAGTCGTGAGGGATGTGGAAACGGACGCCGTCTTACCAAATGCTCGGGTCGTGAGCAGCACCGAACGGAACAAGGACAACAGCCTGGCCGACGACATTGTACGCAAGCGCTCAGTGGTGTACAAGGGGGAGAGGAGGATTGCAGATAAGGAAAAGCACAGCCAAACGCGACGTGATAGTTTTGTGGGCGTTGGGGCTGCATTCAGAAATGTGGTTGTGGGTGGGTGA
- a CDS encoding RNA polymerase II transcription factor → MTDAAAQYKKQDGIVSVSADGKTVTWKSASGALPPLSIAIADIGNLQQTPATSAKASIKIVVKEPSPQTGNHTFTFTSTAARNDQQNITSLLRKWIEASKQQSDNGASAAMAMAQTVTAAGKDKEETYEDAKLLADTALQMSLLNSSPALRQRFDRALLEKPESVGVLQFSMQFWSTRVHMLRSHATERSQTTGTYNVLSVIKSKSVNGTLMLNLTKEQIELLFRQHPIVQKAYNENVPQLSEGDFWERFFHSRLMKKLKGERIQDKDVSDPKLDKYLTYDEAADSSQDLLASSIPNFINIEANENNHSQKQGNRPDFTMNPSNYEKAPILRVLNRMSEKMMKDVPPSDTSRHGPVGLDEQTYKELRLRDLQLADDDNRVVLKVHDQSRFFSAGQSVHTSTSAATYTKRTPAEALSTLQKDLRKFDEHNGRSSTVDLHSIIDINDESSSDEEGPAPKKTKVGSKSSRSAASSQVLTAVRKRHLHNDDLSSSNSISTSERAKELDVSEVILDDLTMTHNTTVEFLHYFWAVFYSGDPDRANEIARLIETLDKSLDRIKAVADRAEADRVARIEQARRENELSNQRERKKRRFDPEAIKGGKQAINQIVDPLLRAIDAARGQYQKALQEQIARNSANTTA, encoded by the exons ATGACTGACGCCGCGGCTCAGTACAAGAAGCAGGATGGCATCGTCTCTGTGTCTGCCGATGGCAAAACAGTGACCTGGAAGTCTGCCAGCGGTGCGCTTCCTCCGCTGTCCATAGCCATAGCAGACATTGGAA ATCTCCAGCAGACGCCCGCTACCTCGGCCAAAGCCTCCATAAAGATTGTCGTAAAGGAGCCATCACCGCAAACCGGAAACCACACTTTTACCTTCACCTCCACGGCCGCTCGCAATGATCAGCAGAACATAACCAGCCTGTTGCGCAAGTGGATTGAGGCTTCCAAACAGCAAA GCGACAATGGCGCATCGGCTGCCATGGCTATGGCCCAGACCGTGACGGCAGCTGgcaaggacaaggaggagACGTACGAGGATGCAAAGCTACTCGCTGATACTGCGCTTCAAATGTCACTGCTCAACTCGAGCCCAGCACTTCGTCAACGCTTCGATCGTGCTCTCTTGGAGAAACCCGAGTCTGTCGGCGTCTTGCAATTTTCTATGCAGTTCTGGTCTACTCGCGTGCACATGTTGAGGTCACATGCGACGGAGAGATCGCAGACTACCGGAACATACAACGTCTTGTCCGTTATCAAGTCAAAGTCAGTCAATGGCACTCTGATGCTAAACTTGACAAAAGAGCAAATTGAGCTCCTTTTCAGGCAGCACCCCATAGTTCAGAAAGCCTACAACGAGAATGTTCCCCAACTGAGCGAAGGCGATTTCTGGGAGAGATTCTTTCACAGTCGCTTAATGAAAAAACTAAAGGGCGAGCGCATCCAAGATAAGGATGTGTCCGACCCGAAGCTCGACAAATATCTGACTTATGATGAGGCAGCAGATAGTTCCCAGGACCTGCTTGCTTCTTCCATTCCCAACTTCATCAATATTGAGGCAAACGAAAACAATCATAGTCAGAAGCAGGGCAACCGACCCGACTTCACCATGAACCCATCCAATTACGAGAAAGCACCCATCCTCCGAGTCCTGAATCGTATGAGCGAGAAAATGATGAAGGATGTCCCACCTTCCGACACGAGTCGGCATGGTCCAGTTGGGCTCGATGAGCAGACCTACAAGGAGTTACGGTTGCGTGACTTGCAGCTTGCCGACGATGACAACAGGGTTGTTCTCAAAGTACATGATCAGAGCCGATTCTTCTCCGCAGGCCAGAGCGTACACACGTCTACGAGTGCTGCGACATATACGAAGCGTACACCTGCTGAGGCACTTTCTACTCTGCAGAAGGATCTTCGCAAGTTCGACGAGCATAATGGTCGCTCTTCGACCGTTGATCTCCATTCCATAATCGACATCAACGATGAAAGCAGTAGTGATGAGGAGGGTCCTGCTCCCAAGAAGACAAAGGTTGGGAGCAAATCTTCGCGCAGTGCAGCCTCTTCACAGGTTCTGACTGCTGTTCGAAAACGGCATCTGCACAATGACGACCTGTCATCCTCAAACTCTATATCTACAAGTGAACGAGCCAAGGAGCTAGATGTTTCCGAAGTGATACTTGACGATCTTACCATGACACACAACACCACTGTCGAGTTTCTCCATTACTTCTGGGCGGTATTTTATTCGGGGGATCCAGATCGCGCCAACGAGATTGCACGGCTCATTGAGACACTGGATAAGTCGCTCGACCGCATCAAGGCTGTAGCCGATAGGGCAGAGGCAGACAGGGTGGCCAGAATCGAGCAAGCACGCAGAGAAAACGAGCTGTCCAATCAACGAgagagaaagaaaagaagatTCGATCCTGAGGCCATCAAGGGTGGGAAACAAGCCATTAATCAAATCGTGGATCCTCTGCTTCGAGCGATCGATGCGGCGCGGGGTCAATACCAAAAAGCACTACAGGAACAGATAGCGCGCAATTCCGCGAACACAACTGCATGA
- a CDS encoding SucA, 2-oxoglutarate dehydrogenase complex, dehydrogenase (E1) component, with amino-acid sequence MLRNTLRQCSRQLLSTPAKASFSSLAQPSRAAISTCRRPLALAQRRQYAVSSEDTNKGVDPNDSFLQGNTANYIDAMYMQWKQDPSSVHYSWQVYFHNMESGDMPVSQAFQPPPNIMSSPQGATHKPGMGMAAAEGTEVMNHLKVQLLVRAYQARGHHKAKIDPLGIRSEAEQFGYSKPRELELSHYNFTDKDLEQDIELGPGILPRFRTESRKKMKLKEIIEACERLYCGSYGIEYIHIPDREQCDWLRERIEVPTPFKYSVDEKRRILDRLIWGTNFEAFLATKYPNDKRFGLEGGESLIPGMKALIDRSVDFGVKDIVIGMPHRGRLNVLSNVVRKPNESIFSEFAGTAEANEEGSGDVKYHLGMNFERPTPSGKRVQLSLVANPSHLEAEDPVVLGKTRAILHYNNDEKDATSAMGVLLHGDAAFAAQGVVYETMGFHQLPSYHTGGTIHIIVNNQIGFTTDPRFSRSTPYCSDIAKAIDAPVFHVNGDDVEALNFVCQLAADFRAEFKKDVVIDMVCYRKQGHNETDQPFFTQPLMYKKISQQPQTLDIYTKKLLEEKTFTKEDIDEHKAWVWGMLDESFSRSKDYVPNSKEWLTSAWNGFKSPKELATEVLPHLPTAIEESQLKHIAEKIGSAPEDFNVHKNLKRILAGRTKTVMDGKNIDMATAEALAFGSLCMEGHHVRVSGQDVERGTFSQRHAVLHDQETEKTYTPLQDLSPDQATFTISNSSLSEYGVLGFEYGYSLSSPNALVMWEAQFGDFANTAQVIIDQFIASGEVKWLQRSGLVMSLPHGYDGQGPEHSSGRMERYLQLCNEDPRIFPSPDKLDRQHQDCNMQIAYTTKPSNLFHLLRRQMNRQFRKPLVLFFSKSLLRHPIARSNIEEFTGDSHFQWIIEDPAHATGEIESHEGINRVIICTGQVYAALVKEREARGEKDVAITRIEQLNPFPWQQLKDNLDSYPNAQNIIWCQEEPLNAGAWSFTQPRIETLLNETQHHNRRHVMYAGRNPSASVATGLKVSHKNEEKALLEMAFTVKQDKLKSE; translated from the exons ATGCTGCGCAATACTCTGCGCCAATGCTCCCGCCAGCTGCTGAGCACGCCGGCAAAGGCATCCTTCTCTAGCCTCGCACAGCCATCGAGGGCTGCCATTTCGACATGTCGCAGGCCTCTCGCCCTTGCGCAGCGTCGCCAATATGCAGTTTCCTCGgaagacaccaacaagggCGTT GACCCCAACGACTCGTTTCTCCAAGGCAACACGGCAAACTACATCGATGCCATGTACATGCAGTGGAAGCAGGACCCCTCGAGCGTTCACTACTCATGGCAGGTCTATTTCCACAACATGGAGTCTGGCGACATGCCCGTGTCGCAAGCCTTCCAACCGCCGCCCAACATCATGAGCTCGCCCCAGGGCGCCACCCACAAGCCGGGAATGGGCATGGCCGCCGCCGAAGGCACCGAGGTCATGAACCATCTCAAGGTCCAATTGCTCGTGCGAGCCTACCAGGCCCGCGGTCACCACAAGGCAAAGATCGACCCACTGGGCATTCGCTCAGAGGCCGAGCAATTCGGATACAGCAAGCCGCGTGAGCTTGAGCTGTCGCACTACAACTTCACCGACAAGGACCTGGAGCAAGATATCGAGCTGGGCCCGGGTATTCTGCCGCGCTTCAGGACCGAGAGCCGCAAGAAGATGAAGCTAAAGGAGATCATTGAAGCCTGTGAGCGTCTTTACTGCGGTTCCTATGGTATCGAATACATTCACATCCCGGACAGGGAGCAGTGCGACTGGCTCCGTGAACGCATCGAGGTCCCCACCCCATTCAAGTACTCTGTCGACGAGAAGCGCCGCATCCTGGACCGCCTCATCTGGGGTACCAATTTCGAGGCTTTCCTGGCTACCAAATACCCCAACGACAAACGCTTCGGTCTAGAAGGTGGTGAGAGTTTGATTCCGGGAATGAAGGCCCTGATTGACCGAAGTGTCGACTTTGGCGTCAAGGACATCGTCATTGGCATGCCGCATCGTGGACGTCTTAACGTGCTTTCCAACGTTGTCAGGAAACCCAACGAATCCATCTTTAGTGAATTTGCTGGTACTGCCGAGGCCAACGAGGAGGGCTCTGGTGACGTCAAGTACCATTTGGGCATGAACTTTGAGCGACCCACGCCATCTGGAAAGCGTGTCCAGCTCTCCCTGGTCGCTAACCCATCCCATTTGGAGGCCGAGGACCCCGTTGTTCTTGGAAAGACCCGCGCTATTCTGCACTACAACAACGACGAAAAGGACGCCACGAGTGCTATGGGCGTTCTTCTCCACGGTGATGCTGCTTTCGCCGCACAGGGTGTTGTATACGAGACCATGGGTTTCCACCAGCTCCCCAGCTACCACACTGGTGGAACAATCCACATCATCGTCAATAACCAGATTGGTTTCACTACCGATCCCAGATTCTCTCGTTCCACTCCATACTGCTCGGATATCGCCAAGGCCATTGATGCACCTGTCTTCCACGTCAACGGTGATGATGTCGAGGCTCTCAACTTTGTTTGCCAACTTGCAGCCGATTTCCGTGCTGAGTTCAAGAAGGATGTCGTGATTGACATGGTCTGCTACAGGAAACAGGGTCACAACGAGACCGACCAGCCTTTCTTCACTCAGCCTTTAATGTACAAGAAGATCTCCCAACAACCGCAAACACTAGACATCTACACCAAGAAGCTCCTAGAAGAAAAGACATTCACTAAAGAAGACATTGACGAGCACAAGGCCTGGGTCTGGGGTATGCTAGATGAGAGCTTCAGCCGCAGCAAGGACTACGTTCCCAACTCCAAGGAGTGGCTCACTTCGGCCTGGAACGGCTTCAAGTCGCCCAAGGAGCTTGCTACCGAAGTACTGCCTCATCTACCAACTGCAATCGAGGAGTCTCAATTGAAGCACATTGCGGAGAAGATTGGAAGCGCACCGGAGGACTTCAACGTACACAAGAACTTGAAGCGTATCTTAGCTGGCCGCACTAAGACTGTCATGGACGGCAAGAACATCGATATGGCCACGGCGGAAGCACTGGCGTTCGGAAGTCTGTGCATGGAAGGCCATCACGTCCGTGTTTCCGGACAAGATGTCGAGCGTGGAACCTTCTCCCAGCGCCATGCTGTGCTCCACGACCAGGAGACAGAGAAGACATACACACCTCTGCAAGACCTTAGCCCAGACCAGGCAACTTTCACCATCAGCAACTCTTCCCTAAGTGAATACGGAGT GCTCGGCTTCGAGTACGGTTACTCGCTGTCTTCCCCCAACGCTCTCGTTATGTGGGAAGCCCAATTCGGTGACTTTGCCAACACGGCCCAGGTCATCATCGATCAATTCATCGCTTCTGGTGAGGTCAAGTGGCTTCAGCGTTCCGGTCTCGTAATGAGCTTGCCACACGGTTACGACGGTCAGGGTCCTGAACATTCCTCGGGACGTATGGAGCGCTATCTGCAATTGTGCAACGAGGACCCGCGTATCTTCCCATCACCGGACAAGCTTGACCGTCAACACCAGGACTGCAACATGCAGATTGCTTACACCACGAAGCCATCGAACCTCTTCCATCTTCTCCGTCGTCAGATGAACCGTCAATTCCGCAAGCCGCTtgttctcttcttctccaaGTCGCTCCTCCGACACCCGATCGCGCGTTCCAACATTGAAGAATTCACTGGAGACTCACACTTCCAGTGGATCATTGAAGACCCGGCGCACGCAACTGGTGAGATTGAGTCGCATGAGGGAATCAACCGAGTCATCATTTGCACAGGTCAGGTTTACGCAGCGCTCGTCAAGGAGCGTGAAGCCCGTGGCGAGAAGGACGTTGCCATTACACGCATCGAACAGCTGAACCCCTTCCCATGGCAGCAACTCAAGGACAATCTCGACTCGTACCCCAACGCACAGAACATCATCTGGTGCCAAGAAGAACCACTCAATGCTGGTGCATGGAGCTTCACCCAGCCCAGAATCGAGACGCTTCTCAACGAGACACAGCACCACAACAGGAGGCACGTCATGTACGCCGGGCGCAACCCCAGTGCATCCGTTGCCACCGGACTGAAGGTCTCGCACAAGAACGAGGAGAAGGCCCTGTTGGAGATGGCCTTTACGGTCAAGCAGGACAAGTTGAAGAGCGAGTAG
- a CDS encoding Fbp, Fructose-1,6-bisphosphatase has translation MASNGNGEGGAIAQEKINTDIITLTRFLTEEQAKVKEATGDFTLLCHALQFAFKSIAYYIRRATLINLTGLQGTSNTTGDDQKKLDVIGDELFISAMRSSGRVRLLISEEQEEAIVFHEHPNARYAVACDPIDGSSNLDAGVSVGTIFAVYKLPEGSKGVKEELLLPGTEMVASGFTMYGASAQLVITMKGGNVNGFTLDNAFGEFILTHPDMKVPKTRSIYSVNEGNSMYWEEPVKDWCNSLKNPAEGGKPYSARYIGSMVADAYRTLLYGGIFAYPADKKTPKGKLRILYECAPMAMVFENAGGLAVNSKMERMLEVVPEHIHDRSGIFLGSEGEVQKVIDAHKKYQK, from the exons ATGGCAAGCAACGGCAACGGCGAGGGAGGAGCAATTGCGCAGGAGAAGATCAACACAGACATCATCACCCTCACACGATTCCTCACTGAAGAGCAGGCCAAGGTCAAGGAGGCGACAGGAGACTTCAC ACTGCTATGCCACGCGCTTCAATTCGCCTTCAAGAGTATTGCATACTACATCCGAAGAGCAACATTGATCAAC CTCACTGGCCTCCAAGGTACATCTAATACCACTGGTGATGACCAAAAGAAGCTTGATGTGATTGGCGACGAACTCTTCATCAGCGCTATGCGCTCCTCGGGTCGCGTGCGCCTCCTCATCTCTgaagagcaagaagaggcCATCGTCTTCCATGAGCACCCCAATGCCCGCTACGCCGTAGCCTGCGATCCAATCGACGGTTCCTCCAACCTCGACGCTGGTGTTTCCGTCGGCACGATTTTCGCAGTATACAAGCTTCCCGAGGGCTCCAAGGGTGTAAAGGAAGAGCTGCTCCTTCCTGGCACCGAAATGGTTGCCTCAGGCTTCACCATGTACGGCGCATCTGCTCAACTAGTCATAACGATGAAGGGCGGCAATGTCAACGGCTTCACTCTTGACAACGCCTTCGGAGAGTTCATCCTCACTCACCCAGACATGAAGGTTCCCAAGACTAGGTCTATCTACTCTGTCAACGAGGGTAACAGCATGTACTGGGAAGAGCCCGTCAAGGACTGGTGCAATAGCCTCAAGAACCCTGCCGAGGGCGGGAAACCATACAGCGCACGATACATTGGTTCCATGGTTGCAGATGCATACCGAACACTGCTATATGGAGGTATTTTCGCATATCCCGCAGATAAGAAGACACCAAAGGGCAAGCTGCGCATTCTCTACGAGTGCGCGCCTATGGCCATGGTTTTCGAGAATG CTGGCGGCTTGGCAGTCAACAGCAAGATGGAGCGCATGCTCGAAGTCGTTCCCGAGCACATCCACGACCGATCAGGCATCTTCTTGGGCTCAGAAGGTGAAGTCCAAAAGGTCATTGACGCGCACAAGAAATATCAGAAATAG